Proteins co-encoded in one Dreissena polymorpha isolate Duluth1 chromosome 12, UMN_Dpol_1.0, whole genome shotgun sequence genomic window:
- the LOC127853661 gene encoding uncharacterized protein LOC127853661 has translation MWISIERLFPPTIRISGIQRTVQEVRAGPTYSSNIEDQDVEVTTIPPPIPKPGPAGLDTTGKEFVFFDLETRGLEHTSHIIQIAAVHSTGQFSTYVIHEKKISLQASEITGVTVVSDSMLVKRQTVTAVPIKSALTSFITFLQKCSPIISVGHKATIKILLVCPLPTLNFTGG, from the exons atgtggatttcaatagaaagactatttccaccgacaatcaggatttccg gcattcaaaggacagtgcaagaagtacgagcgggaccaacatacagttcaaacatagaggaccaagacgttgaagttacaactatacccccacctatacccaagcctggtccagcagggctagacactactgggaaggaatttgttttctttgatttggaaacaagagggttag agcacacttctcacataattcagatagctgcagtgcattcaactggtcaattttcaacatatgtgaTTCATGAGAAGAAGATTTCCTTGCAAGCGTCAGAAATAACTGGAGTGACAGTTGTTAGCGACTCTATGCTTGTCAAGAGACAAacagtaacagctgtccccatcaaatctgcattgacaagttttataacattcttacagaaatgttcaccAATTATTTCAGTTGGGCataaggccacaattaaaatattgttggtttgccctttaccgaccctaaattttacaggtgggtag